One genomic window of bacterium includes the following:
- a CDS encoding porin family protein, protein MKKTVIVLLALLVPASLWAMDIDPGKFELAGTTAFSYSDTETEIDGVPDDIDTTTWSFELDGNYYFMKNVGLGLILQYQDSEVEQGPNKIETSTFFIGPQIIYNIPLNQQVSLFVKGAVGYADAEFQSDDADGWGWQVGGGLKYFLTNSASINAGVTYQALYMEDGGDVDTDGFNVGAGLSIYF, encoded by the coding sequence ATGAAAAAGACCGTGATCGTGCTCCTCGCATTGCTTGTTCCGGCGTCCCTTTGGGCCATGGACATCGACCCGGGAAAGTTTGAATTGGCCGGGACCACCGCATTCAGTTATTCCGATACGGAAACGGAAATTGATGGTGTACCAGACGACATCGACACGACCACTTGGAGTTTCGAACTCGACGGAAATTACTACTTCATGAAGAATGTCGGGCTGGGTTTGATCCTTCAGTATCAAGATTCCGAGGTAGAACAGGGGCCGAACAAAATCGAAACATCCACGTTCTTCATCGGCCCCCAGATAATCTACAACATCCCCCTCAATCAACAAGTCTCGCTCTTCGTAAAAGGCGCGGTCGGTTATGCAGACGCGGAGTTCCAAAGCGACGATGCCGACGGTTGGGGTTGGCAGGTCGGAGGCGGGTTGAAATATTTCCTCACGAACTCGGCATCGATCAATGCCGGCGTGACGTATCAGGCACTCTACATGGAAGATGGGGGCGATGTCGATACGGATGGCTTTAATGTCGGCGCTGGACTGTCCATCTATTTTTAA